A genomic segment from Salvia splendens isolate huo1 chromosome 13, SspV2, whole genome shotgun sequence encodes:
- the LOC121759965 gene encoding geranylgeranyl transferase type-2 subunit alpha 1-like: MHGIPRKAPTQEERDDSSLKAAKLRDLQSLLLHFHHNKIYTEEAIEISAKLLESNPEHYTAWNYRKLAVQHLLDRHQQNQLDSQSPQSILDDELILVENALKTNFKAYGAWHHRKWVLSKGHSSSDRELRLLGKFQKLDSRNFHAWNYRRFITELKKIPDEDELQYTTDMIYDNFSNYSAWHNRSMLLSKLLEKSAKGYEKRENVLSEEFEFVRNALFTDPDDQSGWFYHSWLLGQTLKREPLFLSSSPPHGSNLSLSIDKPYRERHFPLILYFSEAVGGVSSSTVNVEYFYDGGDGLIWFPLAANKLGFSQAWLTYIKYPLDTLESFHVKVTIAQFPGIISSSGMPCSRSCYIYFTASICLNNQEDSELQTTHKISWNEENIKPHSTHPEDANLLASLCKLDITKENKPTTPMLCMETISNEIACSRELLLSSNCKIGKLTLARLLVAHNTLITYGCMDSGTEANYEEILALYHDLMKMDPAHIGYYEDEYSLVLMKQLTPNTESLLKLCGNYQELSSPSISSYTSVRLKGLSLSRVSCLEHLLWVQMLDLSNNKLRSIEGLEALQQLSCLKLSNNRLSSFTALEPLKMLNSLRVLDVSYNEIGAHTIDTRRYLCSSPLNSTTGSKWQSKIFTDGDADLKHFWYAYLLFRDLNLVQLDIVGNAVVDERLKAFLVKLMPALKWFDGESCH, from the exons ATGCACGGGATTCCGCGCAAAGCCCCAACTCAGGAAGAGCGAGATGACTCCTCTCTCAAAGCCGCCAAACTTCGTGATCTCCAATCTCTGCTCCTCCACTTTCACCACAACAAAAT ATACACGGAAGAAGCGATTGAAATTAGTGCCAAGCTGTTGGAATCTAATCCCGAGCATTACACCGCTTGGAATTACCGGAAGCTCGCGGTTCAGCACCTTCTCGATCGGCACCAGCAGAATCAACTTGATTCGCAGTCGCCCCAATCAATTCTTGATGATGAATTGATACTT GTAGAGAATGCATTGAAGACAAACTTTAAGGCTTATGGGGCGTGGCATCATCGCAAATGGGTCCTAAGTAAGGGTCATTCATCCTCGGATAGGGAGTTGCGGCTTCTGGGGAAGTTCCAGAAACTGGACTCCCGAAATTTCCACGCATGGAATTACAGGAG GTTTATAACAGAACTAAAGAAGATTCCGGATGAAGATGAACTTCAATACACCACTGATATGATATATGACAATTTTAGTAATTATTCTGCCTGGCATAACCGAAG CATGCTTTTGTCTAAACTACTTGAGAAAAGTGCAAAAGGATATGAAAAAAGAGAGAATGTCTTGAGTGAGGAGTTTGAGTTTGTGCGCAATGCTCTCTTCACAGACCCTGATGATCAAAGTGGCTGGTTTTACCATTCGTGGCTTCTGGGTCAAACATTGAAGCGGGAGCctctatttctttcttcatcACCCCCTCATGGTTCTAATCTATCTTTATCAATTGATAAACCATACAGAGAAAGACATTTTCCCCTAATTTTATATTTCAGTGAAGCAGTTGGAGGTGTTAGTTCGTCTACAGTCAATGTAGAATATTTTTATGATGGTGGTGATGGTCTTATTTGGTTTCCACTTGCGGCAAATAAACTTGGGTTTTCCCAGGCTTGGTTAACTTACATTAAGTATCCTCTTGACACCTTAGAATCCTTCCATGTAAAGGTTACTATCGCACAGTTTCCAGGCATTATTTCTTCAAGTGGTATGCCATGTAGTCGGTCTTGTTATATATATTTCACTGCAAGTATATGTTTAAACAATCAAGAGGATTCCGAGCTGCaaactacacacaaaatatcaTGGAATGAGGAGAATATTAAACCTCATTCTACCCATCCTGAAGATGCAAACTTGCTTGCCTCACTATGTAAATTAGACATTACAAAGGAGAATAAGCCAACCACCCCTATGTTGTGCATGGAGACTATATCTAATGAAATTGCTTGCAGCCGGGAACTGTTGTTGTCATCAAACTG TAAAATTGGAAAACTTACTCTTGCAAGACTCTTGGTGGCACACAACACATTGATCACATATGGTTGCATGGATTCCGGAACTGAGGCTAATTATGAAGAAATTCTTGCACTTTATCATGATTTAATGAAGATGGATCCTGCACATATTGGTTATTATGAGGATGAGTATAGCTTAGTGCTAATGAAGCAG CTGACTCCAAATACTGAGTCTTTATTGAAGCTCTGTGGTAATTATCAAGAATTGTCATCGCCAAGTATTAGTTCTTATACAAGTGTACGGCTAAAGGGCCTCTCATTGTCACGAGTTTCTTGTCTGGAGCACTTGCTGTGGGTTCAAATGTTGGATCTCAGCAACAACAAACTTAGATCAATTGAAG GGTTGGAAGCTCTGCAACAGCTCTCCTGCTTAAAGCTTAGCAACAACAGGCTCAGCAGTTTTACAGCCCTAGAACCCTTGAAAATGCTCAACTCATTACGAGTTTTGGATGTATCATACAACGAGATTGGCGCCCACACCATCGACACAAGAAGATACTTGTGCTCGTCTCCTCTCAATAGTACAACGGGGTCCAAGTGGCAGTCGAAGATATTCACTGATGGAGATGCTGATTTGAAGCATTTCTGGTATGCTTATCTACTCTTCAGGGACTT